One region of Streptomyces capillispiralis genomic DNA includes:
- a CDS encoding spherulation-specific family 4 protein, whose protein sequence is MPYLIRAERNTAPTDVRPGLGIPGFAHPLLAPAEWSELTRPGAPLHWVVLNVADGPGDQPDPHCLEAAGRLRNAGVRVLGHLDTAYGLRTFGEVISDAHHFLDWYQVDGFLLDRCPADRAAFPEVRRTATTLRAIGDDAHIVLGHGTHPYPGYAEHADQLVTFSGPWSDYRWSQVAEWTADHPPERFCHFVHGVPGPHLDEALRIARWQGAATLYFTDHTGHGGRTEAWEPLPGYWDDIVSRVGTGVSE, encoded by the coding sequence ATGCCGTATCTGATCCGCGCCGAACGGAACACGGCCCCCACCGATGTCCGCCCCGGCCTCGGCATCCCCGGCTTCGCCCACCCCCTCCTCGCCCCCGCGGAGTGGAGCGAACTCACCCGTCCCGGCGCCCCCCTGCACTGGGTGGTGCTCAACGTGGCCGACGGCCCCGGCGACCAGCCCGACCCGCACTGCCTGGAGGCGGCCGGCCGGCTGCGCAACGCCGGGGTCCGCGTCCTCGGCCACCTCGACACCGCGTACGGTCTGCGCACCTTCGGCGAGGTGATCTCGGACGCCCACCACTTCCTCGACTGGTACCAGGTCGACGGATTCCTCCTGGACCGCTGTCCCGCCGACCGCGCCGCGTTCCCCGAGGTCCGGCGGACCGCCACCACGCTCCGGGCGATCGGTGACGACGCCCACATCGTCCTCGGCCACGGCACCCACCCGTACCCGGGATACGCCGAACACGCCGACCAGCTGGTCACCTTCTCCGGCCCCTGGAGCGACTACCGCTGGTCGCAGGTGGCGGAGTGGACCGCCGACCACCCGCCCGAACGCTTCTGCCACTTCGTGCACGGAGTGCCCGGGCCGCACCTGGACGAGGCCCTGCGGATCGCCCGCTGGCAGGGCGCGGCCACCCTCTACTTCACCGACCACACCGGACACGGCGGTCGCACCGAGGCCTGGGAGCCCCTGCCCGGCTACTGGGACGACATCGTCTCGCGGGTCGGGACGGGTGTCTCGGAATGA
- a CDS encoding NAD-dependent epimerase/dehydratase: MRVLLIGANGYLGRFVADRLLADPAVQLTALGRGDDADVRFDLATGSPGALTRFLDAVHPGVVVNCAGTTRGGARELTRHNTVAVATVCEALRRSGCGARLVQLGCGSEYGPSQPGSSTAEDAVPRPGGPYGVSKLAATELVLGSGLDAVVLRVFSPVGPGTPAGSPLGRLAEAMRRAMQSGDGELKLGGLGAQRDFVDVRDVARAVHAASLSAAQGVINIGSGRAVRLRDAAGILARVAGYGGALNELDGPPGLHHPPHMAGSHHAAHGSHATQSTHLRPTIGHPRPDPDQHATGPVAFPYPDGCGSWQQADVRTARDRLGWRPRINLEESLADIWMEAACRI; encoded by the coding sequence ATGAGAGTCCTGCTGATCGGAGCCAACGGCTACCTCGGCCGCTTCGTGGCCGACCGTCTCCTCGCCGACCCCGCGGTCCAGCTCACCGCCCTGGGCCGCGGCGACGACGCCGACGTCCGCTTCGACCTCGCCACCGGCAGCCCCGGCGCCCTCACCCGCTTCCTCGACGCCGTCCACCCCGGCGTGGTCGTCAACTGCGCCGGCACCACGAGGGGCGGCGCCCGCGAACTCACCCGGCACAACACCGTCGCCGTCGCCACGGTCTGCGAGGCCCTGCGCCGCAGCGGCTGCGGCGCCCGGCTGGTGCAGCTCGGCTGCGGCTCGGAGTACGGCCCCAGCCAGCCCGGCTCCTCCACCGCGGAGGACGCCGTCCCCCGCCCCGGCGGCCCGTACGGCGTCAGCAAGCTCGCCGCCACCGAACTGGTCCTCGGGTCCGGCCTGGACGCCGTGGTCCTCCGCGTCTTCTCACCCGTGGGCCCCGGCACGCCCGCCGGTTCCCCGCTCGGCCGGCTGGCCGAGGCGATGCGCCGCGCCATGCAGTCCGGCGACGGCGAGCTGAAGCTCGGCGGCCTCGGCGCGCAACGCGACTTCGTCGACGTCCGCGATGTGGCCCGCGCCGTCCACGCCGCCTCGCTGTCCGCCGCTCAGGGCGTGATCAACATCGGTTCCGGCCGCGCCGTCCGCCTCCGCGACGCCGCCGGCATCCTCGCCCGGGTGGCCGGTTACGGCGGCGCCCTCAACGAGCTGGACGGCCCGCCCGGTCTGCACCACCCGCCCCACATGGCCGGCTCCCACCACGCCGCCCACGGATCCCACGCCACCCAGTCCACGCACCTGAGGCCCACGATCGGGCACCCCCGCCCCGACCCCGACCAGCACGCGACGGGCCCCGTGGCCTTCCCGTACCCCGACGGCTGCGGGAGCTGGCAGCAGGCCGATGTACGCACCGCACGGGACCGGCTCGGCTGGCGCCCCCGGATCAACCTGGAGGAATCGCTGGCCGACATCTGGATGGAGGCCGCATGCCGTATCTGA
- a CDS encoding DUF3492 domain-containing protein: MRIGLLTEGGYPYVDGEGGVWCDRLVRGLGRHEFDVYAFSRSEAQEQAGWVPLPPQVGRVRTAALWGTEDDGVVHGRRARRRFSELYGELAAVLCAGADANASGAPHAPDDRPATSGAHRASPEADRFATALHGLAALARDEGGLQGALRSETAVRALERACRAPGALSAAREARVPDLLAVAAHLERALRPLSLDWYEEDGLGAVDVCHATAGGVTALPGLLAHHFSGIPLLVTEYGVRLRTHYLTRPDAPPSVRSLLAAFHGRLAAEIYHRAEFVTPGNTHARRWQERCGADRAKLRTVYPGMDPAPFAEAGESPGSADPHTLVWAGRVDPAKDLVSLLHAFARVREEEPKTRLRIIGGPSDPEGAAYLGHCRALAAQLFPDEADGPHSVGDNPVSFEEFGGAGPATSADAHARGAVTVLSSVVEGFPVGLVEAMLCGRATVSTDVGAVVEVIGGTGLVVPPRNPRALAEACVSLLRDPERRARLGAAARARALELFTVDQNVSAFHGLYLEIVARTPVRRPLLDATGDPLPFATPAEAHVPGHWTDRPSRALPPWALDTSIAATETAR; the protein is encoded by the coding sequence GTGCGCATCGGACTGCTTACGGAGGGTGGCTATCCGTATGTGGACGGTGAGGGCGGGGTCTGGTGCGACCGCCTGGTGCGCGGACTCGGCCGACACGAGTTCGACGTCTACGCGTTCAGCCGCAGCGAAGCACAGGAGCAGGCGGGCTGGGTCCCGCTGCCGCCGCAGGTCGGCAGGGTGCGCACCGCGGCCCTGTGGGGGACCGAGGACGACGGGGTGGTGCACGGGCGCCGCGCGCGCCGGCGCTTCTCGGAGCTCTACGGAGAACTCGCCGCCGTCCTCTGCGCCGGTGCCGACGCCAACGCCTCCGGCGCCCCCCATGCCCCCGACGACCGGCCCGCGACGTCCGGCGCACACCGCGCGTCCCCCGAGGCGGACCGTTTCGCCACCGCCCTCCACGGCCTCGCCGCACTCGCCCGCGACGAAGGCGGCCTGCAAGGCGCGCTCCGCTCCGAGACGGCCGTACGCGCCCTGGAGCGCGCCTGTCGTGCGCCCGGCGCCCTGAGCGCCGCGCGCGAGGCCCGCGTACCGGATCTGCTGGCCGTCGCCGCACACCTGGAACGCGCCCTGCGCCCCCTCTCACTCGACTGGTACGAGGAGGACGGGCTCGGCGCGGTCGACGTGTGCCACGCCACCGCCGGCGGGGTGACCGCCCTTCCGGGCCTGCTCGCCCACCACTTCTCCGGCATCCCCCTCCTGGTCACCGAGTACGGCGTACGCCTGCGGACGCACTACCTCACCCGCCCGGACGCCCCGCCCTCGGTCCGCTCCCTGCTCGCCGCCTTCCACGGCAGGCTCGCCGCGGAGATCTACCACCGGGCCGAGTTCGTCACGCCGGGCAACACACACGCCCGCCGCTGGCAGGAGCGCTGCGGCGCCGACCGGGCGAAGCTCCGCACGGTGTACCCCGGCATGGACCCCGCGCCCTTCGCGGAGGCGGGCGAGTCCCCCGGGAGCGCGGACCCGCACACCCTCGTCTGGGCCGGACGCGTCGACCCGGCCAAGGACCTGGTCTCACTGCTCCACGCCTTCGCCCGGGTCCGCGAGGAGGAGCCGAAGACCCGCCTGCGGATCATCGGCGGCCCCTCGGACCCGGAGGGCGCCGCCTACCTCGGCCACTGCAGGGCACTGGCCGCCCAGCTCTTCCCGGACGAGGCCGACGGCCCGCACTCCGTCGGTGACAACCCGGTGTCCTTCGAGGAGTTCGGCGGCGCCGGACCGGCGACTTCCGCCGACGCCCACGCGCGCGGCGCCGTGACCGTGCTGTCCAGCGTCGTCGAGGGCTTCCCGGTCGGCCTGGTGGAGGCGATGCTCTGCGGTCGTGCGACGGTCTCCACCGACGTGGGCGCCGTCGTCGAGGTCATCGGCGGCACCGGTCTCGTCGTACCGCCGCGCAACCCCCGGGCGCTCGCCGAGGCCTGCGTCTCGCTGCTGCGCGACCCGGAGCGCCGTGCGCGCCTCGGCGCCGCCGCGCGCGCCCGCGCACTCGAACTGTTCACCGTCGACCAGAACGTCTCGGCGTTCCACGGCCTCTACCTGGAGATCGTCGCCCGGACGCCGGTCCGCCGCCCCCTCCTCGACGCCACCGGCGACCCCCTGCCCTTCGCCACCCCCGCCGAGGCACACGTCCCCGGCCACTGGACCGACCGCCCCTCCCGCGCCCTGCCCCCATGGGCCCTGGACACCTCGATCGCCGCGACGGAGACGGCCCGATGA